Within Petrotoga olearia DSM 13574, the genomic segment CAATAAAATGTAAGATTCTTTATTCGGCTCTATCCCTCCAAAAGAAAGGTGATTTTATGATTGATTCCATCAGACCAGAGCACTTTAATCCCTACTTGGGCTACAAGTTGGATCCGGGGGAACCTGGATTGGCTAATAGTTCTCCTGCGTCTTTGAGTATACTTAGGGTGGCAGCCCATGAGGTAGGGAACATAAATCAATTTAAATCTCAGGCGTTGAAAAAAGGTGGAATAGTTATTTATACTGACATAGACCTTAATCTTAAAAAGAGGGGAGGATTTCTAGCTGCCGTTGGAGGTAAATCTAAAGCCGTTATTTTGTATAAAAAAGAAATAGACAAAAATTCACCTCAAGATCTCCATTATGAATCACAAAATACAGAGAGAAAAGACAACGAAACAGAAGATATAAAGCAACGAATCGAAAAGGAAATTCAAAAAATAACGAATGAATTAAGAGCGGAAACTGATCCAGAAAAAGTCAGAAAATTACTAAACACCCTTCAATCTTTAGAAATTTATAAAAGTAACAGCTCATCTTTAGATTTGGAGTTTATTTTAGGATTAACTTTAGATTTAACGGTTTGATTCCAACACTTCTTCTCTTTTTCTACTTTTTTCCAGACTCTCTTGGGTTAGACCTTCCTCTATAAAATTAGTCACCCAACGTCCAACGGTTCTTTTGAATAAATAACTTGATTTATGACCAGACAATAATCTTTTGACCTTTTTATTTGGCAATAACTTTTGAAGGTCATTTGTTGCTTTATGTGGCATAATCTTATCAAAAAGAGCTTTTATATAGAGAACGGGTTGATTAACAAACTTGGCATAACTCAAAGGGTCGTAATGATAACAACTGATGGGTGTTTTTTGGAATATATCATCTATTGAATTGATATTATTTTTTACAAAGTTAGCCGCATCACTTCTATATTTTTTACAATACTCTTCTGAATCACAACCAAATGAATTCTTTTCTTTTGCGTATCTTTCTCTAACTTTCCCTGTATATGGTGAATAAAAGTTTATCCATCTCCAATTTCCCCCAGTG encodes:
- a CDS encoding alpha/beta fold hydrolase; the protein is MYTDPIHQENETQVIHMFKPEQKVKGDIVFLHGIGPNNVPYLEWYGRYFKKLGYRTSVVILPYHLSRKPNEVEDGDPFYSPEPQECTVLFHNSVKDVRRTIDLLETFDDFSENKLYLMGVSFGGIIGTMTLALDKRVKKGILMITGGNWRWINFYSPYTGKVRERYAKEKNSFGCDSEEYCKKYRSDAANFVKNNINSIDDIFQKTPISCYHYDPLSYAKFVNQPVLYIKALFDKIMPHKATNDLQKLLPNKKVKRLLSGHKSSYLFKRTVGRWVTNFIEEGLTQESLEKSRKREEVLESNR